A genomic region of Mycobacterium sp. Aquia_213 contains the following coding sequences:
- a CDS encoding DUF2834 domain-containing protein gives MTTTHTVQPASMPLARKVLCAVYALIALLALIATWSQTVAYTHSGAAFFGTFWHDTKVNAASRNITADALMLSVSVVILMVVEARKYGVRFVWLYIAGGFFVAISVTVPLFLLAREMRIGAAEPPRFRPFDVILLAVSSTGALALTTWVDMG, from the coding sequence ATGACAACGACCCACACGGTTCAACCCGCATCGATGCCCCTTGCTCGCAAAGTGTTGTGTGCCGTTTACGCGCTGATCGCGCTCCTGGCGCTCATTGCGACATGGAGCCAGACCGTCGCTTACACCCACAGCGGCGCCGCTTTCTTCGGCACCTTCTGGCACGACACCAAGGTCAATGCTGCCTCGCGCAACATCACCGCCGACGCGCTGATGCTCAGCGTGTCCGTCGTCATCCTCATGGTTGTCGAAGCCAGAAAGTACGGAGTGCGATTCGTCTGGCTCTACATTGCCGGCGGATTCTTCGTCGCCATCAGTGTGACCGTTCCGCTCTTCCTTCTCGCTCGCGAGATGCGGATCGGCGCCGCAGAGCCTCCGCGTTTTCGCCCGTTCGATGTGATCCTATTGGCCGTGTCCAGCACTGGGGCTCTGGCCCTGACCACCTGGGTCGACATGGGCTGA
- a CDS encoding PucR family transcriptional regulator, with the protein MRVPGVGLGQLLLALDATLVSLVDAPRGLDLPVGSAALIDSDDVRLGLAAAAGSADVFFLLGVNDDEALRWIDKQARERAPVAIFAKEPSTALVTKAVAVGSAVVAVEPQARWERLYQLVNHVLEHHGDRADPTEDSGTDLFGLAQSLADRIHGMVSIENAQSQVLAYSASNDEADELRRLSILGRAGPPEHLEWIGQWGIFDALRAGDEVVRVDERPELGLRPRLAIGIYQRPAGPRRPPVFAGTIWVQQGSAPLADDAEEILHGAAVLAARIMFRLAARPSTHSRRVQQLLGLTDGDPSDVAGIARELGLAADGTAALIAWDTTGTGSRHARLTDVLALSASAFRRDAQIASQGSRVYVLLPQTSTARSVTSWVRGTIGALRTELGVELRAAIAAPVAGLAGIAAARSEVDRVLDSAERHPISIGQVTSLAEARTTVLLDEIVTTVGADERLVDPRVRDLRAQDPVLAETLRVYLDSFGDVGIAARRLQVHPNTVRYRVRRIEKLLSTSLGDPEVRLLFSLGLRVLERA; encoded by the coding sequence ATGCGGGTGCCTGGGGTTGGACTGGGTCAGCTGCTGCTCGCGCTGGATGCGACGCTAGTCAGCCTGGTCGACGCCCCGCGTGGCCTGGACCTGCCGGTGGGGTCGGCGGCGCTGATCGATTCCGACGACGTCCGGCTGGGCCTGGCCGCGGCCGCGGGCTCCGCCGATGTGTTCTTCCTGCTGGGGGTCAACGACGACGAGGCGCTGCGCTGGATCGACAAGCAGGCACGCGAGCGCGCGCCGGTGGCGATCTTCGCCAAGGAGCCGTCGACCGCGCTGGTGACCAAGGCCGTCGCGGTCGGGTCGGCGGTGGTGGCCGTCGAGCCACAAGCCCGCTGGGAGCGGCTGTACCAATTGGTCAACCACGTCCTGGAGCACCACGGGGATCGCGCCGATCCGACGGAAGACTCCGGCACCGATCTGTTCGGCTTGGCGCAGTCGCTGGCCGACCGCATCCACGGCATGGTCAGCATCGAGAACGCGCAGTCGCAGGTGCTCGCCTACTCTGCCTCCAACGACGAGGCCGACGAGCTGCGCCGGCTTTCCATCCTGGGCCGGGCCGGGCCGCCCGAACACCTGGAGTGGATCGGCCAATGGGGCATCTTCGATGCGCTGCGGGCTGGTGACGAGGTGGTCCGCGTCGACGAGCGCCCGGAGTTGGGTCTGCGTCCGCGGCTCGCGATCGGCATCTATCAGCGCCCGGCCGGGCCGCGGCGTCCGCCGGTGTTCGCCGGCACCATCTGGGTGCAACAGGGATCGGCGCCGCTGGCCGACGACGCCGAGGAGATCCTGCACGGCGCGGCGGTGCTGGCCGCCCGCATCATGTTTCGGCTGGCGGCCCGGCCGTCCACGCATTCGCGACGGGTGCAGCAGTTGCTCGGCCTGACCGACGGCGACCCGTCCGACGTGGCGGGGATCGCCCGCGAGCTGGGCCTGGCCGCCGACGGCACCGCCGCGCTGATCGCCTGGGACACCACCGGCACCGGATCGCGTCACGCGCGGCTGACCGACGTTTTGGCGTTGAGTGCCAGCGCTTTTCGTCGAGACGCGCAAATCGCGTCGCAGGGCTCGCGTGTGTATGTGCTGTTGCCCCAAACGTCGACGGCCCGGTCGGTCACGTCGTGGGTCCGCGGCACGATCGGCGCGTTGCGCACCGAGCTCGGTGTCGAACTGCGGGCCGCCATCGCGGCGCCGGTTGCCGGCCTGGCCGGGATCGCAGCGGCGCGCAGCGAGGTCGACCGCGTGCTCGATAGTGCTGAGCGACACCCGATTTCGATTGGTCAGGTGACCTCGCTGGCCGAAGCGCGCACCACCGTCTTGCTCGACGAGATCGTCACGACGGTCGGAGCCGACGAGCGGTTGGTCGATCCGCGGGTACGCGATCTGCGGGCGCAGGACCCGGTGCTGGCCGAAACGCTGCGGGTCTACCTGGACAGCTTCGGCGATGTCGGCATCGCCGCCCGGCGTCTGCAAGTACATCCGAACACGGTCCGCTATCGGGTGCGCCGAATCGAAAAGCTGCTGTCGACGTCACTGGGGGATCCCGAAGTGCGGCTGCTCTTTTCGCTGGGGCTACGGGTGTTGGAACGGGCATAG
- the pruA gene encoding L-glutamate gamma-semialdehyde dehydrogenase: MDAITQVPTPVNEPVHDYAPHSPERARLHVELARLADHQIELPHVIGGRHRMGDGERIDVVAPHRHAATLGTLTNAGHADATAAIEAAMAAKHEWAALPFDERAAVFLRAADLLAGPWREKIAAATMLGQSKSVYQAEIDSPCEQIDFWRFNVAFARQLMAQQPVSGPGEWNRSEYRPLDGFVYAITPFNFTSIAGNLPTAPALMGNTVVWKPSITQTLSAYLTMQLLEAAGLPPGVINLVTGDGFAVSDVALADPRLAGIHFTGSTATFQQLWQQVGTNISRYQSYPRLVGETGGKDFVVAHASARPDVLCTALIRGAFDYQGQKCSAASRAFIPHSVWQHMGDDFLGATAGLSYGDITDLTNYGGALIDRRAFDKNVAAIERAKGAAGVTIAVGGEYDDSVGYFVRPTVLLSDNPTDEAFSTEYFGPLLSVHVYPDDSYERILDVIDTGSRYALTGAVIADDRQAVLTAQDRLRYAAGNFYVNDKPTGAVVGRQPFGGSRGSGTNDKAGSVLNLLRWTSARTIKETFVPATQYTYPHMGSD, from the coding sequence ATGGATGCGATCACCCAGGTGCCGACACCGGTCAACGAGCCGGTCCACGACTACGCCCCGCACTCGCCCGAACGCGCCCGCCTGCATGTCGAACTCGCCAGGCTGGCCGACCATCAGATCGAACTCCCCCATGTCATCGGCGGTAGACACCGGATGGGCGACGGCGAACGCATCGATGTCGTCGCGCCGCACCGGCACGCCGCGACGCTGGGCACCCTGACCAACGCCGGGCACGCGGACGCGACGGCGGCCATCGAGGCCGCGATGGCCGCGAAGCACGAATGGGCGGCACTGCCTTTCGATGAGCGCGCCGCGGTGTTCCTGCGGGCCGCCGACCTGCTGGCCGGCCCATGGCGGGAGAAGATCGCCGCAGCGACGATGCTCGGCCAGTCCAAGTCCGTCTACCAGGCCGAGATCGATTCCCCCTGCGAGCAGATCGACTTCTGGCGCTTCAACGTTGCCTTCGCGCGTCAGCTCATGGCGCAGCAGCCAGTCAGCGGACCGGGGGAGTGGAACCGCAGCGAGTACCGCCCGCTGGACGGATTCGTCTACGCGATCACGCCTTTCAACTTCACCTCGATCGCGGGCAACCTGCCGACGGCGCCCGCGCTGATGGGCAACACCGTGGTGTGGAAGCCGTCGATCACTCAGACACTATCGGCGTACCTGACCATGCAGCTGCTCGAGGCCGCAGGACTACCGCCCGGGGTGATCAACCTGGTCACCGGCGACGGCTTCGCGGTTTCCGATGTGGCACTGGCCGATCCGCGACTGGCCGGCATTCACTTCACCGGGTCGACGGCCACCTTCCAGCAGCTGTGGCAGCAGGTGGGCACCAATATCAGCCGCTACCAGAGCTATCCGCGACTGGTCGGCGAGACCGGCGGTAAGGACTTCGTGGTCGCGCACGCGTCGGCACGCCCGGATGTGTTGTGCACAGCGCTGATTCGCGGAGCGTTCGACTACCAGGGCCAGAAGTGCTCGGCGGCGTCGCGGGCGTTCATCCCGCATTCGGTATGGCAGCACATGGGCGACGACTTCCTGGGCGCGACGGCCGGACTGAGCTACGGCGACATCACCGATTTGACCAACTACGGCGGCGCGCTGATCGACCGGCGCGCGTTCGACAAGAACGTCGCCGCCATCGAACGGGCCAAAGGTGCGGCCGGTGTCACGATCGCGGTGGGTGGCGAATACGACGACAGCGTCGGCTATTTCGTCCGCCCGACCGTGCTGCTGTCCGACAACCCTACCGACGAAGCGTTTTCCACCGAGTACTTCGGCCCGCTGTTGTCGGTCCATGTCTACCCCGACGATTCCTACGAACGCATCCTCGACGTGATCGACACCGGATCGCGCTACGCGTTGACCGGTGCGGTGATCGCCGACGACCGCCAGGCCGTGCTCACCGCACAGGACCGGTTGCGGTATGCGGCCGGCAACTTCTACGTCAACGACAAGCCCACCGGCGCCGTCGTCGGGCGCCAGCCGTTCGGCGGATCGCGCGGCTCGGGGACCAACGACAAGGCCGGGTCGGTGCTGAATCTGTTGCGCTGGACGTCGGCCCGCACGATCAAGGAGACCTTCGTGCCGGCCACGCAGTACACCTACCCACACATGGGGTCCGACTAA
- a CDS encoding proline dehydrogenase family protein, with product MAGVFANTLRPAIMAASRRPGLRRAAEGLPVTRKVVHRFVPGETIGSALNSVAALRASGRLVSIDYLGEDVCDADGADTAVRIYLDLIETLGRLGDPAGDGIRPLEVSVKLSALGQSLGRDGGKIARENAWSICDAAGRAGVWVTVDAENHTTTDSTLSIVRDLRAEFPWLGTVLQAYLRRTLGDCREFAASGARIRLCKGAYDEPASVAYRGRDDVTDSYLACLRVLMAGSGYPMVASHDPAVIEAVAAMLSESGRGTDGFEYQMLYGIRDDEQRRLADAGNHVRVYVPFGTQWYGYFMRRLAERPANLTFFLRALAERGH from the coding sequence ATGGCCGGCGTCTTCGCCAACACCCTGCGGCCCGCAATCATGGCCGCCAGCCGGCGTCCGGGCTTGCGGCGTGCCGCCGAAGGGCTGCCGGTCACCCGAAAGGTGGTGCACCGCTTCGTTCCCGGCGAGACGATCGGCTCCGCGCTGAATAGCGTTGCCGCCCTGCGTGCGTCGGGCCGCCTGGTCAGCATCGACTATCTGGGCGAGGACGTCTGTGACGCCGACGGCGCCGATACGGCCGTGCGGATCTACCTCGACCTGATCGAGACGCTGGGCCGGCTCGGCGATCCTGCGGGTGACGGCATCCGGCCGCTGGAGGTCTCGGTCAAGCTGTCGGCGCTCGGGCAGTCGCTGGGGCGCGACGGAGGCAAGATCGCCCGGGAGAACGCCTGGTCGATCTGCGATGCCGCCGGACGGGCGGGTGTGTGGGTGACGGTGGATGCCGAGAACCACACCACGACCGATTCGACGCTGTCCATCGTGCGCGACCTGCGGGCCGAATTTCCTTGGCTGGGCACGGTTTTGCAAGCCTACCTGAGGCGCACGCTGGGCGACTGCCGGGAATTCGCCGCGTCCGGGGCCCGGATCCGGCTCTGCAAGGGCGCCTACGACGAGCCGGCGTCGGTGGCCTATCGCGGTCGAGACGACGTCACCGACTCCTATCTGGCCTGCCTGCGGGTGCTGATGGCCGGCTCGGGGTATCCGATGGTCGCCTCGCACGACCCCGCGGTTATCGAGGCGGTTGCGGCCATGCTCAGCGAATCAGGCCGTGGTACAGACGGATTCGAATACCAGATGCTGTACGGCATCCGCGACGACGAGCAGCGCCGACTGGCCGATGCCGGCAACCACGTCCGGGTATACGTGCCCTTCGGCACGCAGTGGTACGGCTACTTCATGCGCCGGCTCGCCGAACGCCCCGCCAACCTGACGTTTTTCCTGCGGGCGCTGGCCGAACGCGGCCACTGA
- a CDS encoding TetR/AcrR family transcriptional regulator, with protein MTASELAQAADTRELIVESAFWCFGKQGLQKATIVDIAKRAGVSRSTIYEYFSDKAAIIEACAEHASEWFYREMSMAMDGAGTLEDKLCSAAVFVTQARRVMASEEYFDEDAISLLLTKDAAVLLRECVDFLSPYLSAAKLTGEVRKDLDIEAAGEWFARILFSLFSTPSPIRDMDDPDVVTEFVCAHVVRGFASERPRPRRAQ; from the coding sequence ATGACGGCTTCCGAGTTGGCCCAGGCGGCCGATACCCGCGAGCTCATCGTCGAGTCCGCGTTTTGGTGTTTCGGCAAGCAGGGCCTGCAGAAGGCGACGATCGTCGACATCGCCAAGCGGGCCGGGGTGTCCCGCAGCACCATCTACGAATACTTCAGCGACAAGGCCGCGATCATCGAGGCGTGCGCCGAGCATGCGTCGGAGTGGTTCTATCGCGAGATGTCCATGGCGATGGACGGGGCCGGCACGCTCGAGGACAAGCTTTGTTCGGCCGCGGTATTCGTGACGCAGGCACGACGGGTCATGGCCTCCGAGGAGTACTTCGACGAAGACGCGATCAGCCTGCTGCTGACCAAGGACGCGGCCGTACTGCTGCGTGAATGCGTGGACTTCCTCTCGCCCTATCTGTCGGCGGCCAAGCTGACCGGTGAGGTCCGCAAGGACCTGGACATCGAAGCCGCGGGCGAATGGTTCGCCCGGATCCTGTTCTCGCTGTTCAGTACTCCGTCGCCGATCCGGGATATGGACGATCCCGACGTCGTCACCGAGTTCGTCTGCGCGCACGTGGTGCGCGGGTTCGCCAGCGAGCGCCCGCGACCGCGCCGCGCCCAATAG
- a CDS encoding lipid-transfer protein, which yields MSRSSFLPGAAAIVGIGQTEFSKESGRSELQLACEAVSAALDDAGLAPGDVDGMVTFSMDSSDEIDIARNVGIGDLSFFSRVHHGGGAASGTVVHAAMAVATGVADVVVCWRAFNERSGFRFGGSGRSMGETPLFMAHYAPFGLLTPAAWVAMHAQRYMSTYGVTNEDFGRVAVVDRKHAATNPDAWFYQRPITLEDHQKSRWIVEPVLRLLDCCQESDGGVALVVTSAERARDLKQPPAIITAAAQGAAANGEMMTSYYRDDITGLPEMGVVADRLWRDSGLKPQDIQTAFIYDHFTPFVFTQLEELGFCGRGEAKDFATVERLSLGGEFPINTNGGLLGEAYIHGMNGITEGVRQVRGTSYNQVDNVEHVLVTSGTGVPTSGLILAPAG from the coding sequence ATGAGTCGCAGTTCTTTCCTGCCCGGCGCTGCTGCGATCGTCGGGATCGGCCAGACCGAGTTCTCCAAGGAATCCGGGCGCAGCGAACTGCAATTGGCGTGCGAAGCGGTCAGCGCCGCGCTCGACGATGCGGGCCTGGCGCCCGGCGACGTCGACGGCATGGTCACCTTCTCGATGGACTCCAGCGACGAGATCGACATCGCCCGAAATGTGGGCATCGGCGACCTCAGCTTCTTTTCCCGCGTGCATCACGGCGGCGGCGCGGCGTCCGGCACTGTCGTGCATGCGGCGATGGCCGTCGCAACCGGTGTCGCCGATGTGGTGGTGTGCTGGCGAGCCTTCAACGAACGCTCGGGATTCCGGTTCGGCGGCAGCGGACGCAGCATGGGGGAGACCCCGCTGTTCATGGCGCACTACGCGCCATTCGGATTGCTCACTCCCGCAGCGTGGGTCGCGATGCACGCTCAGCGCTACATGTCCACCTATGGGGTCACCAACGAGGATTTCGGCCGCGTCGCCGTCGTCGACCGCAAGCACGCCGCGACGAACCCCGACGCGTGGTTCTATCAGCGCCCGATCACACTGGAAGACCACCAGAAATCGCGCTGGATCGTCGAACCCGTTCTGCGACTGCTGGATTGCTGCCAGGAGAGCGACGGCGGTGTCGCGCTGGTGGTGACCAGTGCCGAACGCGCCCGCGACCTGAAGCAACCGCCGGCGATCATCACCGCCGCCGCGCAGGGTGCGGCGGCCAACGGGGAAATGATGACCAGTTACTACCGCGACGACATCACCGGGCTCCCGGAGATGGGCGTGGTCGCCGACCGGCTGTGGCGTGACTCGGGCCTGAAACCCCAGGACATCCAAACCGCGTTCATCTACGACCATTTCACGCCGTTCGTGTTCACTCAGCTCGAAGAGCTCGGCTTCTGCGGACGTGGCGAAGCCAAAGACTTCGCCACCGTGGAGCGGCTGTCGCTGGGCGGGGAATTCCCGATCAACACCAACGGTGGGCTGCTCGGCGAGGCCTACATCCACGGGATGAACGGCATCACCGAGGGCGTGCGCCAAGTCCGCGGCACGTCGTACAACCAGGTCGACAACGTCGAACACGTATTGGTCACCTCCGGCACCGGGGTGCCGACGAGTGGCTTGATTCTCGCGCCGGCCGGGTAA
- a CDS encoding MaoC family dehydratase, translating into MTTTANRTTTLKWADITVGDEVSPLEIPITTTMIVAGAIASRDFMPVHHDVEYAKKQGSPNLFMNILTTNGYCVRFLTDWAGPEAMVKNLSIRLGVPCFPDDPLRFTGSVTGKTEGTGSENFVEVTFRGSNSLGDHVSGTAILSLLDGAGA; encoded by the coding sequence ATGACGACGACCGCAAATCGCACCACCACCTTGAAGTGGGCCGACATCACCGTCGGCGACGAGGTCAGCCCGCTCGAAATCCCAATCACCACAACGATGATCGTGGCCGGCGCGATCGCCTCGCGTGACTTCATGCCGGTGCACCACGATGTCGAATACGCCAAGAAGCAGGGCTCGCCCAATCTGTTCATGAACATCCTGACCACCAATGGGTATTGCGTGCGCTTCCTCACCGACTGGGCCGGCCCCGAAGCGATGGTCAAGAATCTGTCGATTCGCCTGGGCGTGCCGTGCTTCCCCGACGACCCGCTGCGCTTCACCGGCAGCGTGACCGGCAAGACCGAAGGGACGGGCAGCGAGAACTTCGTCGAGGTCACCTTCAGGGGCTCCAACAGCCTCGGCGACCATGTCTCGGGCACCGCGATCCTCAGTCTGCTCGACGGGGCCGGCGCATGA
- a CDS encoding acyl-CoA dehydrogenase family protein translates to MDFTFTEEQETIGKLAREVFERRATPERLTELEAGATRYDAALWKELAAVDLLGTGLPESLGGSCAAGDGFVELGVLLAEVGWSVAPVPAYATLVLGADPIARHGNPEQQQRFLPGVISGTRILTAGLQEPGRSDPMRPATKAVRDGQNWRLGGVKELVPAAQLADTVLVPATTDDGQVSLFLLPCDAPGVEIRPVATTSREPHADVFLDGATVSAIDRLDGPIESLYTRALVGLCAIQLGVADRALHIAAEYTSGREQFGRPIGSFQAVQQRLADAFIDVEAMRWTTWHAAWLIANGRPAERAARIAKFWAADAGARVASTTQHVHGGIGIDITYPLHRYFLWAKHNELTLGSAPAQLAGIGSTY, encoded by the coding sequence ATGGACTTCACCTTCACCGAAGAACAAGAGACCATCGGCAAGTTGGCCCGCGAGGTGTTCGAGCGCCGCGCCACCCCCGAGCGACTCACGGAACTCGAAGCCGGCGCGACCCGCTACGACGCCGCACTCTGGAAAGAGCTCGCGGCCGTCGACCTGCTGGGCACCGGATTGCCGGAATCGCTGGGCGGCTCCTGCGCTGCCGGCGACGGCTTCGTGGAACTCGGCGTGTTGCTGGCCGAGGTGGGCTGGAGCGTGGCCCCGGTGCCGGCCTACGCGACCTTGGTGCTGGGCGCGGACCCGATCGCCCGGCACGGGAATCCGGAGCAACAACAACGGTTCCTGCCCGGCGTCATCTCCGGAACTCGCATCTTGACCGCCGGGCTGCAAGAACCTGGCCGCTCGGACCCGATGAGACCGGCCACCAAAGCCGTTCGCGACGGCCAGAACTGGCGGCTGGGCGGGGTCAAAGAGCTGGTGCCGGCCGCCCAGCTCGCCGACACCGTGCTGGTGCCCGCCACCACCGACGACGGGCAGGTGAGCCTGTTCCTGCTGCCCTGCGATGCCCCCGGCGTCGAGATCCGGCCGGTAGCGACGACCAGCCGCGAACCGCATGCGGATGTATTCCTTGACGGGGCAACCGTTTCCGCGATCGACCGGCTCGACGGCCCAATCGAATCGCTCTACACCCGGGCCTTGGTCGGGCTGTGCGCGATTCAGCTCGGCGTCGCGGATCGGGCCTTACACATCGCCGCGGAATACACCAGCGGGCGTGAGCAATTCGGACGACCGATCGGCAGCTTCCAGGCCGTGCAGCAGCGGCTGGCCGACGCCTTCATCGATGTCGAAGCGATGCGTTGGACCACCTGGCACGCGGCCTGGCTGATCGCCAACGGACGCCCCGCCGAGCGGGCAGCGCGCATCGCGAAGTTCTGGGCAGCCGACGCCGGTGCTCGCGTCGCGTCCACCACGCAGCACGTTCACGGCGGCATCGGGATCGACATCACCTATCCCCTGCACCGCTATTTCCTCTGGGCCAAGCACAACGAGCTCACTCTTGGCTCCGCCCCCGCGCAGCTGGCCGGTATCGGCAGCACCTACTGA
- a CDS encoding Zn-ribbon domain-containing OB-fold protein, whose amino-acid sequence MSTRLAPAISPDTEFFWNGLREHKLLIQRCKGCATLRNPARPMCPNCRSLEWEAIEASGRGTVYSYVMPHEPKFPFFEYPYIVVLVELAEGVRLVSNLCEVDPADVTVGMPVEVFYQSFEDLVLHQFRPSA is encoded by the coding sequence ATGAGCACCCGGCTGGCACCGGCCATCAGTCCGGACACCGAGTTCTTCTGGAACGGGCTGCGCGAGCACAAGCTGCTGATCCAGCGCTGCAAGGGATGCGCGACGCTGCGCAATCCCGCGCGGCCGATGTGCCCCAACTGCCGTTCGCTGGAGTGGGAGGCCATCGAAGCGTCGGGCCGCGGCACCGTCTACAGCTACGTGATGCCGCACGAACCCAAGTTCCCGTTCTTCGAGTACCCCTACATCGTGGTGCTGGTGGAGCTCGCCGAGGGGGTGCGGCTGGTGTCGAACCTGTGCGAGGTCGACCCCGCAGACGTCACGGTCGGAATGCCGGTCGAGGTCTTCTACCAGAGCTTCGAAGACCTTGTGCTGCATCAGTTCCGGCCCAGCGCCTAG
- a CDS encoding MaoC family dehydratase — MAPDPVNQPMIRHWAYALDDMNPVYLDPEFAAASRFGGIVSPPVMLQTWTMPSPKLEGIGERGGAPMEIKDNPTAFLDDAGYSSTVATNSEFEIERYPRLGDVISATSVFEEVSDEKKTAKGSGFFLTWVITYSDQNGDVLGRQRFRVLRFKPANS; from the coding sequence GTGGCACCGGATCCGGTGAACCAGCCGATGATCCGGCATTGGGCCTACGCGCTCGACGACATGAACCCGGTTTACCTCGATCCGGAATTCGCGGCCGCGTCGCGGTTCGGCGGCATCGTGTCGCCGCCGGTCATGTTGCAGACCTGGACGATGCCGTCGCCGAAGCTGGAGGGGATCGGCGAGCGCGGTGGCGCGCCGATGGAAATCAAGGACAACCCCACGGCGTTCCTCGACGACGCCGGATACAGCAGCACGGTGGCGACCAACTCGGAATTCGAGATCGAACGCTATCCCCGGCTGGGCGACGTGATCAGCGCGACGTCGGTGTTCGAGGAAGTCTCCGACGAGAAGAAGACCGCTAAGGGATCCGGCTTCTTCCTGACCTGGGTGATCACCTACTCCGATCAAAACGGCGACGTGCTGGGGCGGCAGCGATTCCGGGTGCTGCGCTTCAAGCCGGCGAACTCATGA
- a CDS encoding acyl-CoA dehydrogenase family protein, protein MQLEYTPEQEQLRAEIRSTLEQVMTPERADAIKDRIEGGPAVRECVRALAAADLLGVGWPKEYGGRGFSAIEQFIFSEEARRVDAPIPLVTLNTVGPTLMQCGTEEQKQRFLPSILDGSIEFAIGYSEPGAGSDLASVRTTAVRDGDDYVINGQKMFTSGAAYADYIWLAARTDPNAKKHKGISILIVPTSSPGFSWQPLHTMPGISTFYTFYDDVRVPASALVGGENQGWQLITTQLNFERAALGNLGALEPLFEKTLDWARNTELDDGRVIDQPWVRLTLARVEAQVAAYKLVNMRVNAAMTKGVLNMGEASAAKVFGTELTQLVARQLLEVLDHNGLRRGNDAPLRGALESAYRFAVINTFGGGANEIQRDIIAMAGLGMPRAPRDLRATEQSGGSSK, encoded by the coding sequence ATGCAACTCGAGTACACACCCGAGCAGGAACAGCTACGCGCCGAGATCCGCAGCACGCTGGAACAGGTGATGACACCCGAGCGCGCCGACGCGATCAAGGACCGGATCGAGGGCGGCCCGGCGGTGCGGGAGTGCGTGCGCGCCCTGGCCGCGGCAGACCTGCTCGGCGTCGGCTGGCCCAAAGAGTATGGCGGACGGGGCTTCTCGGCGATAGAGCAGTTCATCTTCTCCGAGGAGGCGCGCCGCGTCGACGCTCCGATCCCGCTGGTGACGCTCAACACGGTCGGGCCGACCCTGATGCAGTGCGGCACCGAGGAACAGAAGCAGAGGTTTCTGCCGTCGATTCTCGACGGCAGCATCGAATTCGCGATCGGCTATTCCGAGCCCGGGGCCGGCAGCGACCTGGCTTCGGTGCGCACGACCGCGGTGCGCGACGGCGACGACTACGTGATCAACGGGCAGAAGATGTTCACCAGCGGCGCCGCGTACGCCGACTACATCTGGCTGGCCGCCCGCACCGACCCGAATGCCAAGAAGCACAAGGGGATTTCGATCCTGATCGTGCCCACGTCGTCGCCGGGCTTCTCCTGGCAGCCGCTGCACACCATGCCGGGCATCTCCACCTTCTACACGTTCTACGACGACGTGCGGGTCCCGGCGAGCGCGCTGGTCGGCGGCGAGAACCAAGGCTGGCAGCTGATCACCACGCAGCTGAACTTCGAGCGCGCGGCCCTGGGCAATCTCGGTGCGCTCGAGCCACTGTTCGAGAAGACCCTGGACTGGGCCCGTAACACCGAGCTCGACGATGGGCGCGTCATCGACCAGCCGTGGGTTCGGCTGACACTGGCCCGGGTCGAAGCGCAGGTCGCCGCGTACAAACTGGTCAACATGCGGGTCAATGCGGCGATGACGAAGGGCGTGCTCAACATGGGCGAGGCCTCGGCCGCCAAGGTGTTCGGCACCGAGCTCACCCAGCTGGTCGCCCGCCAATTGCTGGAAGTGCTGGACCACAACGGATTACGTCGGGGCAACGACGCGCCGCTGCGCGGGGCGCTGGAGTCCGCGTACCGGTTCGCGGTCATCAACACGTTCGGCGGCGGGGCCAACGAGATTCAACGTGACATCATCGCCATGGCGGGATTGGGCATGCCGCGAGCACCTCGTGACCTTCGGGCCACAGAACAGTCAGGAGGATCCAGCAAGTGA